From the Luteolibacter arcticus genome, one window contains:
- a CDS encoding lamin tail domain-containing protein produces MRPLRLIYSLFLVTFLPLQADPVISEFCASNQNGLEDEDGDRPDWVEIFNPDATAANLTNWYLTDNADNKTKWRFPAVTIPAGGYLVVFASDKNRRVAGQPLHTSFSLSAGGEYLGLIRANGVGVASQISPSYPEQFGDISYGTPSNIVTTTLVADTANCQWMVPTSAANPAATWTTAGFNAAGWNNATQGIGYDRIPTVNFLPEISVPGNTEGAMYNIQNSCYLRIPFTVPAGLSPSLLRLRVKYDDGFATWVNGQPLLSGGTQVRRNAPTPLAWNSQATQTHEDPAALAYEDFTVTESAGQLITGQNVLAFHVLNRGATSSDLLFRVKLEAESPGAGTSAPAYFAVPTPGARNPGSAGTMIPQQVTFSRASGTYTTNFNLTLGGSISGQQIRYTTDGSLPGPSSTLYSGGFQINGSALVRARIYHAATGALGFVSAANYEKLDTTLSNYKSLGPAFKSALPVMVLNNRGGGDIPNDNIARSARLQVYDRDGTGYASLAASSVPALTKNVGVKLRGSSSSGFPKKSYGIEFLDESGAESDGPLLGMPDGSDWALISCHDFDRAFMRNAWIYEISRQAGRWAPRTRLVEVYFNQDGDTLEYADYQGVYVLCETVRRGDDRIDITGLEPADITTPNVTGGYIFKVDRKDSDEFAWRTSRSLPLAGTGGDGLVIHRPKLPELPTQQSSYLVNYFQNFENTLFNEASASFSSRNYRSYIDSTSWVDHNIFCALAKNVDALRLSAYFYKDRGGVMMAGPVWDFDRSANSTDSRDNDAFSWVGTGDSTNYFTYGWWEKLFEDVEFRQLYVDRWQALRRGPLATANFQAVFDGYLAEFKTADAENPAMRDYAKWYSSPTSNNITTETVNLKNWLANRANWIDGLMAVSPTIVRPPGVVTAGQTTTITVPSGTTVYYTVDGSDPRASGGGLAPTATAYTGSAISIPSTRLIRARAYRSGSFAVPATNWSGPVEALYLVNEAYASASNLQVSAVNYHPLEPTPAESGALPGIEGGEFEWIELKNISATPVNLDGVNLVEGIPASAVTLGPFTLAAGERALIVKNPAAFTLRYGNLAAARIAGRWIGSANLSNSGEEIGLLDRAGVPIANFIYGDGSSWPGRADGAGSALEYAGSGSTLEDYENPANWNSSMAVHGSPGVNPAVASTSVVINEILANPLSPELDQIELRNNGASPVDLGGWYLSNAGEAITEDDYRQFRIPNGTVIPAGGYLVFDEADFNPNGGWNPSPGAPGEGEFSLDGHRGGSLWLVSAHPTSGKLRHFEQKEDWSPLLPGTSYGRWPDGSGALVPLATFTPSAANGAARVGPVQATEIHYHPAIGTPEFVEISNTGAAGESLAGWTLRGDVDFDFPSGFTIGPAEAIVVVAFDPSLQPTQASSFRSEYDVAAPVRLIGPWSAADTLGNTGGTVRLRRLVPPPADEPGFVGLMVEDEVNYLAQAPWPFAASGTGSSIRRTAVRKQGSDPTAWTAATPGPGGGVGGYHAWRLAGFGSSPSGEATADPDRDGLANFVEYLMGSSPSSRTSLASGIDASGLKFELNYTLRRDRDDGVLSAFQASALDSWLPAENDELISSDSITEQRRAWLPVGEKGFLRLETTEAP; encoded by the coding sequence ATGCGTCCGCTCCGCCTGATTTACAGCCTCTTTTTGGTGACATTCCTGCCATTGCAGGCGGATCCGGTGATCAGCGAGTTCTGCGCGAGCAACCAGAATGGGTTGGAGGACGAGGATGGCGATCGCCCGGACTGGGTGGAAATTTTCAATCCGGACGCGACGGCGGCGAACCTCACAAACTGGTATCTGACCGACAACGCCGACAACAAGACGAAGTGGCGGTTTCCGGCGGTTACGATCCCGGCGGGGGGGTATCTGGTGGTTTTTGCCTCGGACAAAAATCGCCGGGTGGCGGGTCAGCCGCTGCATACGAGTTTCTCACTGTCTGCGGGTGGTGAGTATCTGGGGTTGATCCGGGCGAACGGGGTGGGCGTGGCGTCGCAGATTTCACCGTCCTATCCGGAGCAATTCGGCGACATTTCCTACGGCACGCCGTCCAATATCGTGACGACCACGCTGGTGGCGGATACGGCGAACTGCCAATGGATGGTGCCCACCTCGGCGGCCAATCCGGCGGCGACGTGGACGACCGCCGGATTCAATGCGGCGGGCTGGAACAACGCCACGCAGGGGATCGGCTACGACCGGATCCCGACGGTCAATTTCCTCCCGGAGATTAGTGTCCCCGGAAACACCGAGGGGGCGATGTACAACATCCAGAACTCGTGCTACCTGCGGATTCCCTTCACCGTTCCGGCCGGGCTGTCGCCGTCGCTGCTGCGGCTGCGGGTCAAGTATGATGATGGCTTTGCGACATGGGTGAACGGACAGCCGCTGCTATCGGGGGGCACTCAGGTTCGGAGGAATGCCCCGACGCCACTGGCGTGGAATAGCCAGGCGACCCAGACCCATGAGGACCCCGCGGCGCTGGCATATGAAGACTTCACCGTCACGGAGAGCGCCGGCCAATTGATCACGGGGCAGAACGTGCTCGCCTTCCACGTCCTGAACCGGGGTGCGACGAGCAGCGATCTGCTCTTCCGGGTGAAACTGGAAGCCGAATCGCCCGGAGCAGGGACTTCGGCCCCGGCCTATTTCGCGGTGCCGACTCCCGGCGCGCGGAACCCTGGGTCAGCCGGCACGATGATTCCCCAGCAGGTGACCTTTTCCCGGGCATCCGGCACCTACACCACGAATTTCAACCTCACGCTGGGCGGTTCCATTTCCGGCCAGCAGATCCGCTATACCACGGACGGTAGTCTGCCGGGGCCTAGCTCCACGCTCTATAGCGGCGGCTTCCAGATCAATGGCAGCGCCCTCGTGCGCGCCCGGATCTATCATGCGGCGACCGGGGCGCTCGGCTTCGTGTCCGCGGCGAACTACGAGAAGCTGGATACCACCTTGTCCAACTACAAGTCGTTGGGCCCGGCTTTCAAATCCGCGCTCCCGGTCATGGTTCTGAACAACCGTGGCGGCGGAGACATCCCCAACGACAATATCGCCCGCAGCGCGCGGCTGCAGGTCTACGACCGGGATGGTACGGGCTACGCATCGCTGGCCGCCAGCTCGGTGCCGGCGCTCACGAAAAATGTCGGAGTGAAACTCCGCGGCAGCAGTTCATCCGGCTTTCCCAAGAAGTCCTATGGCATCGAATTCCTCGACGAGAGCGGGGCGGAGTCCGATGGGCCTTTGCTCGGCATGCCGGACGGCTCGGACTGGGCGCTGATCAGTTGCCACGACTTCGACCGCGCGTTCATGCGCAACGCCTGGATCTACGAGATCAGCCGCCAAGCAGGACGCTGGGCTCCACGCACCCGGCTGGTGGAAGTCTATTTCAATCAGGATGGCGATACGCTCGAGTATGCGGATTACCAGGGCGTCTACGTCCTCTGCGAGACCGTCCGCCGTGGCGATGATCGAATCGACATCACGGGTCTGGAACCGGCCGACATCACGACGCCGAACGTCACCGGTGGCTACATCTTCAAGGTGGATCGCAAGGACAGCGACGAATTCGCGTGGCGGACGAGCCGGTCCCTGCCGCTCGCTGGCACCGGCGGTGACGGGCTGGTGATCCATCGCCCCAAGCTGCCCGAGCTACCCACGCAGCAGTCGTCCTATTTGGTGAACTACTTCCAGAACTTCGAGAACACGCTGTTCAACGAGGCGTCCGCCAGCTTCAGCAGCAGGAACTACCGCTCCTACATCGATTCGACCTCGTGGGTGGACCATAACATCTTTTGCGCGCTGGCAAAGAACGTCGATGCCCTACGCCTGAGCGCCTATTTCTACAAGGACCGCGGCGGTGTGATGATGGCGGGCCCGGTCTGGGACTTCGATCGCTCGGCGAATTCCACCGACTCCCGTGACAACGACGCCTTCTCGTGGGTGGGCACGGGGGACTCGACCAACTATTTCACCTACGGGTGGTGGGAGAAGCTGTTCGAAGACGTTGAGTTCCGGCAGCTCTACGTGGATCGCTGGCAGGCCCTGCGTCGCGGACCGCTTGCCACCGCGAATTTCCAAGCGGTGTTCGACGGCTACCTCGCCGAATTCAAGACGGCCGATGCCGAGAACCCGGCGATGCGTGATTACGCGAAGTGGTATAGCTCGCCGACCTCGAACAACATCACGACGGAGACGGTCAACCTGAAGAACTGGCTGGCGAATCGAGCCAACTGGATCGACGGGCTGATGGCCGTTTCGCCCACGATCGTCCGTCCGCCCGGTGTGGTCACGGCGGGACAAACGACCACGATCACGGTGCCGTCCGGCACGACCGTTTACTACACCGTCGATGGCAGTGATCCGCGGGCATCGGGCGGAGGGCTCGCGCCCACGGCGACTGCCTACACCGGCTCTGCCATTTCGATTCCCTCCACCCGTTTGATCCGGGCGCGGGCCTATCGCTCCGGCAGTTTCGCTGTGCCTGCCACCAATTGGAGTGGTCCGGTCGAAGCGCTCTATCTGGTCAACGAGGCCTACGCGTCCGCCTCAAACCTCCAGGTCAGCGCGGTGAACTATCATCCACTCGAACCGACGCCCGCCGAATCGGGCGCCTTACCCGGCATAGAAGGTGGGGAATTCGAATGGATCGAGCTCAAGAACATTTCCGCGACGCCGGTGAATCTCGACGGCGTGAACCTGGTAGAAGGAATACCCGCCTCTGCGGTGACCTTGGGGCCTTTCACCCTTGCTGCTGGCGAGCGGGCCTTGATCGTGAAGAACCCGGCCGCCTTCACCTTGCGCTATGGCAACCTCGCGGCGGCGCGTATCGCAGGGCGATGGATAGGAAGCGCGAATCTCAGCAATAGCGGCGAGGAGATCGGACTGCTTGATCGCGCCGGTGTGCCGATCGCGAATTTCATCTACGGTGACGGTAGTAGTTGGCCCGGCCGTGCCGATGGGGCTGGCAGCGCCTTGGAATACGCCGGTAGTGGCAGCACTCTGGAGGACTACGAGAACCCGGCCAACTGGAACTCAAGCATGGCGGTCCATGGCAGTCCCGGCGTGAATCCGGCAGTGGCTTCGACGTCGGTCGTCATCAATGAGATCCTTGCCAATCCACTGTCGCCGGAGCTCGACCAAATCGAACTCCGCAACAACGGCGCGAGCCCGGTCGATCTCGGCGGCTGGTACTTGAGCAACGCCGGTGAAGCGATCACCGAGGACGATTACCGGCAATTCCGCATCCCGAACGGGACGGTCATCCCGGCCGGTGGCTACCTCGTTTTTGATGAGGCCGATTTCAATCCTAATGGTGGCTGGAACCCCTCGCCCGGCGCGCCCGGGGAAGGGGAGTTTTCGCTCGATGGGCATCGCGGCGGATCGCTTTGGCTCGTCTCGGCCCATCCAACCAGCGGGAAGCTGCGCCATTTCGAGCAGAAGGAAGATTGGAGTCCGTTGCTGCCCGGGACGTCCTACGGCCGATGGCCGGATGGAAGTGGAGCACTGGTTCCCTTGGCCACCTTCACGCCCTCCGCGGCGAACGGTGCGGCTCGGGTGGGGCCGGTGCAGGCCACCGAGATTCACTATCATCCGGCCATCGGCACGCCGGAGTTCGTGGAGATTTCCAATACGGGTGCCGCCGGTGAATCGCTCGCGGGGTGGACCTTGCGAGGGGATGTCGATTTCGATTTCCCGAGCGGGTTCACGATTGGGCCGGCGGAAGCGATTGTGGTGGTCGCATTCGATCCTTCGTTGCAGCCGACTCAGGCATCATCGTTCCGCAGTGAATATGACGTGGCGGCACCGGTTCGTTTGATCGGCCCGTGGTCGGCGGCGGACACGCTGGGCAATACCGGCGGAACCGTGCGCTTGCGCCGACTCGTGCCGCCGCCAGCGGATGAGCCGGGATTTGTCGGCTTGATGGTGGAGGATGAGGTGAACTACCTCGCCCAAGCTCCGTGGCCGTTCGCCGCATCCGGCACCGGTTCATCGATCCGCCGGACGGCCGTCCGCAAGCAAGGCAGCGATCCGACCGCGTGGACCGCAGCGACTCCGGGGCCGGGAGGCGGGGTGGGGGGCTATCACGCGTGGCGCTTGGCGGGCTTTGGCTCGTCACCCTCGGGTGAAGCGACGGCGGATCCCGATCGGGACGGGCTCGCGAACTTCGTGGAGTACTTGATGGGCAGTAGTCCTTCTTCGCGGACGTCGCTCGCTTCCGGGATCGATGCCAGCGGCTTGAAGTTCGAGCTGAACTACACGCTGCGCCGTGACCGGGATGATGGCGTGCTGTCCGCCTTCCAGGCCTCGGCCTTGGATTCGTGGCTGCCGGCGGAGAACGACGAGCTGATTTCCTCCGACAGCATTACCGAGCAACGCCGCGCGTGGTTGCCAGTTGGGGAGAAGGGTTTCCTCCGCCTTGAGACGACGGAAGCACCCTGA
- the xylA gene encoding xylose isomerase: MAHFPEIPKIAYEGPKSKNPLAFKHYNPDELIEGKSMRDHMRFGAAYWHVMRNSLSDPFGGGTAVMPWDDYSDSVDNAKKRADVFFEFLEKIDIDYYCFHDRDIAPELNDFNKSTEALNAVVDHLGGLQKATGKKLLWGTACLFSHPRYSQGAGTSPDARVFAYGCAQVKAAMDATHKLGGEGYTFWGGREGYATLLNTDMKRELDHLAALMHMAVDYAKKIGYTGQFYIEPKPREPSTHQYDSDSAACLNFLREYGLLDHFKLNIETNHATLAGHTMEHELTVAMAANALGSIDANQGDTLLGWDTDQFPSDLYGTSKVMLKVLEMGGFTTGGLNFDAKRRRESHEPIDLFYAHIGGMDAFARGLKVAAAVRADGRIGDMLKKRYATWDTDLGAKIEAGKASFDELTEWVKSQPEPVLASGRQELLENILNELL; this comes from the coding sequence ATGGCCCACTTCCCAGAGATACCCAAGATTGCCTACGAAGGACCGAAGTCGAAGAACCCGCTCGCGTTCAAGCACTACAACCCCGACGAACTGATCGAGGGGAAGTCCATGCGTGATCACATGCGCTTCGGAGCCGCCTACTGGCACGTGATGCGTAACAGCCTGTCCGACCCCTTCGGCGGCGGCACCGCGGTGATGCCGTGGGACGACTACTCCGACTCGGTGGACAACGCCAAGAAGCGCGCCGACGTCTTCTTCGAGTTCCTCGAAAAGATCGATATCGACTATTACTGCTTCCACGACCGCGACATCGCTCCGGAATTAAACGATTTCAACAAGTCCACAGAAGCGCTGAACGCCGTCGTGGATCACCTCGGCGGGCTGCAGAAGGCCACCGGCAAAAAGCTCCTTTGGGGCACCGCCTGCCTGTTCTCCCACCCGCGCTATTCGCAGGGTGCCGGAACCTCGCCGGATGCCCGCGTGTTCGCCTACGGTTGCGCGCAGGTGAAGGCCGCGATGGATGCCACCCACAAGCTCGGCGGCGAAGGCTACACCTTCTGGGGTGGCCGTGAAGGCTACGCCACGCTGCTGAATACCGACATGAAGCGCGAGCTGGATCACCTCGCCGCGCTGATGCACATGGCCGTGGATTACGCGAAGAAGATCGGCTACACGGGCCAATTCTACATCGAGCCCAAGCCGCGCGAACCTTCCACGCACCAGTACGACTCCGACTCGGCCGCGTGCCTGAATTTCCTCCGCGAATACGGGCTGCTCGACCACTTCAAGCTCAACATCGAGACCAACCACGCCACGCTGGCCGGCCACACGATGGAGCATGAGCTGACCGTCGCCATGGCGGCCAACGCGCTCGGCTCGATCGACGCCAACCAAGGCGACACCCTGCTCGGCTGGGATACCGACCAATTCCCGAGCGATCTCTACGGCACCTCCAAGGTGATGCTGAAGGTCCTCGAAATGGGCGGCTTCACCACCGGCGGTCTCAACTTCGACGCCAAGCGCCGTCGCGAATCGCACGAGCCGATCGACCTCTTCTACGCTCACATCGGCGGCATGGATGCCTTTGCCCGTGGCCTGAAAGTCGCCGCCGCGGTCCGCGCCGACGGCCGCATCGGCGACATGCTCAAGAAGCGCTACGCGACCTGGGATACCGACCTCGGTGCCAAGATCGAAGCCGGCAAGGCCAGCTTCGACGAACTGACCGAGTGGGTGAAAAGCCAGCCCGAACCGGTGCTCGCCTCCGGCCGCCAGGAGCTGCTGGAAAACATCCTCAACGAACTTCTGTGA